A window of Ictidomys tridecemlineatus isolate mIctTri1 chromosome 1, mIctTri1.hap1, whole genome shotgun sequence contains these coding sequences:
- the LOC101966006 gene encoding olfactory receptor 2L13 has product MEKWNQTSKDFILLGLLPPNQTGLLLLLLIIFAFVLALVGNSGITVLIFLDPRLHTPMYFLLSQLSLMDLMYISTTVPKMIYNFLSGHNSISFLGCGVQMFFFINIACSEGLILASMAYDRFVAICHPLHYPVRMSKIMCLKMITGTWILGSIHSLAYTTYALHLPYCRSRAINHFLCEIPSMMPLVCMDTSIYEYMLFVSAVLFLLFPFLGITASYGRVLFAVFHMRSKEGRKKAFTTCSTHLTVVIFYYTPFVYTYLRPKSVRSPTEDKNLAVFYTILTPMLNPIVYSLRNKEVLGAMRRVWGMLSSRKK; this is encoded by the coding sequence ATGGAGAAATGGAACCAAACTTcaaaggattttattttgttggGGCTATTACCCCCAAACCAAACTGGCCTACTTCTCTTGCTCCTTATCATATTTGCATTTGTTCTTGCCTTGGTGGGGAACTCCGGAATAACTGTCCTCATCTTCTTGGACCCCCggctccacacccccatgtactttctcctcagccagctctccctcatggacctgatGTATATTTCCACCACTGTCCCTAAGATGATATATAACTTCCTATCTGGCCATAATAGCATCtccttcctgggctgtggtgtgcaaatgtttttctttataaacattgCATGTTCTGAAGGCTTAATCCTGGCCtccatggcctatgaccgctttgTGGCCATCTGCCACCCCCTACACTATCCTGTCCGTATGAGTAAAATCATGTGTTTGAAGATGATCACAGGAACCTGGATACTGGGGTCCATTCATTCTCTGGCATATACCACCTATGCCCTTCATCTTCCTTATTGCAGGTCTAGGGCCATCAATCATTTCTTATGTGAGATCCCATCCATGATGCCTCTGGTCTGTATGGACACCTCAATCTATGAGTACATGCTCTTTGTGAGTGCAGTCctgtttctcctctttcctttccttggCATCACGGCCTCTTATGGACGGGTCCTTTTTGCTGTCTTCCACATGCGCtcaaaagagggaagaaaaaaggccTTCACCACGTGCTCCACACATTTAACTGTGGTGATATTTTACTACACACCTTTTGTCTACACTTATCTCCGGCCCAAGAGTGTTCGCTCACCCACAGAAGATAAGAACCTGGCTGTCTTCTACACCATCCTCACCCCCATGCTCAATCCCATtgtctacagcctgaggaacaaggaggtGCTGGGGGCCATGAGAAGAGTGTGGGGGATGCTCTCCTCCAGGAAAAAATGA